One Bartonella sp. TP genomic window carries:
- a CDS encoding RlmE family RNA methyltransferase has product MKGNSKLQRSRKRFILGKKGEKTEPPEQVIEAAARPLHVLLKKKAGTIKSSSRRWLDRQLNDPYVVRAKIDGYRSRAAYKLLEINERYNFLKKGQKIVDLGAAPGGWCQVASRIIGADGPSSSIVAIDYLPMDPLAGVSVLELDFLSDGAQNKLIEVLGQSPDVVLSDMAAPTIGHKRTDHYRTMHLCEVAMDFAIDVLKPKGTFLAKTFQGGTEGEILKKLHRYFTKVHHVKPPSSRAESVELYILALDFKGNNL; this is encoded by the coding sequence ATGAAAGGAAATAGCAAATTACAGCGATCTCGTAAAAGATTTATCTTGGGCAAAAAAGGTGAAAAGACAGAGCCTCCTGAGCAAGTAATAGAAGCTGCAGCAAGGCCGCTGCATGTATTGCTTAAGAAAAAAGCAGGTACTATAAAATCTTCGTCTAGAAGATGGCTGGATCGACAGCTGAATGACCCTTATGTAGTGCGGGCAAAAATAGATGGATATCGTTCAAGAGCAGCGTATAAGTTGTTGGAGATAAATGAGCGGTATAATTTTTTGAAAAAAGGGCAAAAGATAGTAGATTTAGGGGCTGCCCCCGGTGGTTGGTGCCAGGTAGCAAGTAGAATAATTGGTGCAGACGGGCCCTCCTCTTCTATAGTTGCCATAGATTATTTGCCTATGGATCCTTTGGCTGGAGTTTCAGTGTTAGAATTAGATTTTTTAAGTGACGGTGCACAAAATAAATTAATAGAAGTTTTGGGGCAATCGCCAGATGTGGTTTTAAGTGATATGGCTGCTCCAACTATTGGGCATAAGCGTACAGACCATTATCGTACTATGCATCTCTGCGAGGTTGCTATGGATTTTGCGATTGATGTTTTAAAACCGAAAGGCACTTTTTTGGCTAAAACTTTTCAGGGGGGGACTGAAGGGGAAATTTTGAAAAAATTACATCGTTATTTTACTAAAGTTCATCATGTAAAACCGCCTTCAAGTCGGGCGGAGTCAGTAGAGCTATATATATTAGCGTTAGATTTTAAAGGTAATAATTTATGA
- the fliQ gene encoding flagellar biosynthesis protein FliQ codes for MNQADAIEMVTKAIWTVIVACGPAVAAAMVVGILIGLFQALTQIQEATLTFIPKILVVLISLAFTASFIGGQISAYTQLVYSRIETGF; via the coding sequence ATGAATCAAGCAGATGCAATAGAGATGGTAACTAAAGCAATTTGGACAGTTATAGTTGCCTGTGGCCCAGCTGTGGCTGCAGCTATGGTTGTTGGTATCTTAATTGGCCTTTTTCAAGCCTTGACACAAATTCAAGAAGCAACTTTGACTTTTATCCCCAAAATATTAGTGGTATTAATTTCTCTAGCTTTTACTGCATCATTTATAGGCGGCCAAATATCAGCTTATACACAGCTAGTTTATAGTCGTATTGAAACTGGCTTTTGA
- the flaF gene encoding flagellar biosynthesis regulator FlaF: protein MYQMRYADIMEEDVVSGREREEILFERCISMLEEARKHGAGSAEAIETASFIDEFWLVLTEDLGRPDNALPNDLKASLISIGIYVMKETVNMRNGSATDFDNLITISKSLRDGLAPRSA, encoded by the coding sequence ATGTATCAGATGCGCTATGCCGATATAATGGAAGAAGATGTTGTAAGCGGACGTGAAAGAGAAGAAATTCTTTTCGAGCGTTGCATTTCTATGTTAGAAGAGGCGCGAAAACACGGTGCTGGTTCAGCTGAAGCCATAGAAACAGCTAGTTTTATTGATGAATTTTGGTTAGTTTTAACAGAAGATTTAGGGCGGCCTGACAATGCGTTGCCAAATGATTTAAAGGCTTCTTTAATATCTATAGGCATTTATGTTATGAAGGAAACTGTTAATATGAGGAACGGCTCAGCCACAGATTTTGATAACTTAATCACGATATCTAAATCTCTTCGTGATGGTTTAGCTCCTAGATCTGCTTGA
- a CDS encoding flagellar hook-associated family protein, with the protein MKIGNFSSLSQSLLGRRWSARLRDEIDKSRYELTKGRRFDMSRDLGYKVSHLAAIDARIGTANGYMTSNKLVINKMAAAQDALSALYSKVAGKSGPLLSYIESLTVSQSNRSVAAIQTLAMSGLGALSSALNVEFNGEYVFGGENVKQLPIKDLSKALENIKKAFKDFTKGKEPGEISPADMKAFLASDNFNDFFKDAKWKENFSLASDKLDKTRISETGETINNGISANAAAFKQTIKGLVMGAALLDTKFSKDTRLVLLSESRVLMQGMALDGIKDEQSRLGASQNRVKQANEVMAAQLNILQSANLDLGSVDPDEAATKESELETALNLSYQLTSRLAKLSLMNYI; encoded by the coding sequence ATGAAAATTGGTAATTTTTCCTCTTTGTCCCAAAGTTTGCTTGGCCGTAGATGGTCCGCTCGTTTGAGAGATGAAATAGATAAAAGTAGATATGAGTTAACAAAAGGCCGCCGCTTTGATATGAGTAGGGATCTAGGCTATAAAGTTTCACATTTGGCAGCTATTGATGCTAGAATTGGTACAGCAAATGGTTATATGACAAGTAATAAACTTGTCATTAATAAAATGGCTGCCGCGCAAGATGCATTGTCTGCTCTTTATTCTAAAGTAGCAGGAAAAAGTGGTCCATTGCTTTCTTATATTGAGTCTCTTACTGTTAGTCAGTCCAATAGATCCGTTGCTGCTATTCAAACGTTGGCAATGTCTGGGTTGGGCGCTCTGTCTTCCGCATTAAATGTAGAATTTAATGGTGAATATGTTTTTGGCGGTGAAAATGTAAAGCAATTGCCAATTAAAGATTTGTCTAAGGCTTTAGAAAATATAAAAAAGGCTTTCAAGGACTTTACAAAAGGTAAAGAGCCAGGCGAAATTAGCCCGGCTGATATGAAAGCTTTTTTGGCTAGCGACAATTTTAACGATTTTTTCAAAGATGCGAAATGGAAAGAAAATTTTTCTCTTGCCAGCGACAAGTTAGATAAAACACGCATTTCTGAAACTGGTGAAACCATAAATAATGGTATTTCTGCAAATGCTGCAGCGTTTAAGCAAACGATAAAAGGCTTAGTTATGGGCGCGGCTTTATTGGATACTAAATTTTCCAAAGATACTCGCCTGGTTTTATTATCAGAGAGTCGTGTTCTTATGCAGGGTATGGCATTGGATGGTATTAAGGACGAGCAATCTCGCTTAGGTGCCTCGCAAAATCGTGTTAAACAAGCCAATGAAGTTATGGCAGCGCAGCTTAATATTTTGCAATCAGCAAATTTGGATTTGGGCAGTGTTGATCCAGATGAAGCCGCAACAAAGGAGTCTGAATTAGAAACTGCGCTAAATCTTTCTTATCAGCTCACTTCTAGATTGGCTAAGCTTTCTTTAATGAATTATATTTAA
- the flgK gene encoding flagellar hook-associated protein FlgK, protein MGLSEALNIARNSLDNSQRRMSVISQNLSGVHNPDYTHRTVKLHMMIGGGAHAVLERDANEALLTDYLMKSSRANGSATLAAGLKQLNGIYASDEFGGSPAAALAKLKASMQFYVNQKTSFPAAEDVVAKAQTLADSLNFGAKQIEKLRKDADAEIGQNVTQIRDLLKKLETLQRQISSATDSNLATYLDQQDSVLKDLSSHIAITIERKENGVVAVYAANGVTLFNKVASKVEYKPTLPLVAGEKGNEVKIDGMPLSHSAFIKPNGDGSLGNLVKFRDDICLKYQSQLDNIANGLKKIFATSGLFTVDTPGIPGMAWRIKVDNKFITSEGGNAVTKLSKSDLQKLIGALDKPMEREASLLSTSTGLEENQSLLDFAKSSLGWVGGVYQHSQQDAEYSGTMFAHAEEFLSNATGVNKDDELSLMLEVEQSYGASAKLVSAVGKMMDDLLAAIR, encoded by the coding sequence ATGGGGTTAAGTGAAGCTCTTAATATAGCTAGGAATTCTTTAGATAATTCACAGCGAAGAATGTCAGTTATTTCGCAGAATCTTAGCGGGGTACACAATCCTGATTATACGCATAGAACAGTTAAGCTGCATATGATGATTGGCGGCGGCGCTCACGCTGTGCTTGAGCGTGACGCCAATGAAGCGTTGTTGACTGATTATCTGATGAAGTCGAGCCGCGCCAACGGTAGTGCTACCTTGGCGGCTGGATTGAAGCAGCTTAATGGTATATATGCCTCTGATGAATTTGGTGGCTCCCCTGCAGCTGCGCTTGCTAAGCTTAAGGCATCTATGCAGTTTTATGTTAATCAAAAGACTTCTTTTCCTGCTGCAGAGGATGTCGTTGCTAAAGCTCAAACTTTGGCCGATAGTTTAAATTTTGGTGCAAAACAAATAGAAAAATTGCGCAAAGATGCCGATGCTGAGATAGGTCAAAACGTAACACAAATTCGTGATTTGCTTAAGAAATTAGAGACATTGCAACGGCAGATTTCTAGCGCCACAGATTCAAATTTAGCTACCTATCTAGATCAGCAGGATTCTGTATTAAAAGATTTATCTTCTCATATAGCCATAACTATTGAAAGAAAAGAAAATGGCGTGGTTGCCGTGTATGCAGCAAATGGCGTAACTTTATTTAATAAAGTTGCTAGCAAAGTTGAGTATAAGCCTACGCTTCCATTGGTTGCTGGGGAAAAAGGTAATGAAGTCAAAATAGATGGTATGCCTCTTAGTCACAGTGCTTTTATTAAACCAAATGGTGACGGTAGTTTGGGCAATTTGGTGAAATTTCGTGATGATATTTGCCTTAAATATCAGAGTCAATTGGATAATATAGCCAATGGTTTGAAAAAGATATTTGCTACTTCTGGTTTGTTTACTGTAGACACTCCTGGTATACCCGGTATGGCATGGCGTATAAAAGTGGATAACAAATTTATAACCAGTGAAGGCGGAAATGCTGTTACTAAGCTAAGCAAGAGCGACTTACAAAAATTGATAGGGGCTTTGGATAAACCTATGGAACGAGAAGCTTCCTTGCTATCTACCTCTACTGGCTTAGAAGAAAATCAGTCTTTGTTAGATTTTGCAAAAAGTTCGTTAGGTTGGGTAGGTGGTGTTTATCAGCATTCTCAACAAGATGCAGAATATAGCGGTACTATGTTTGCGCATGCAGAAGAATTTTTATCTAATGCTACTGGTGTTAATAAAGATGATGAGTTAAGCTTGATGTTAGAGGTAGAGCAAAGCTATGGAGCATCGGCTAAGCTTGTTTCTGCTGTTGGTAAGATGATGGACGATTTACTCGCGGCTATTAGATAG
- a CDS encoding nicotinate-nucleotide adenylyltransferase: protein MAYISLDMLPQVKAGQKIGLFGGTFNPPHEGHVLVANTALRCLGLDRLWWMVTPGNPLKANVHLPSIKHRVAASALLLKSFECIDITAFEAALASKNSFETLRYLSTQESLHGVNFVWIIGGDSLANFHLWYRWQDLAAMLPIAVVWRPTALGVELNSVFAKYYKKARIAEQDAEQLAFKLPPAWCYLRGELSNQSSTNLRMR from the coding sequence ATGGCTTATATTTCTTTAGATATGCTACCGCAGGTTAAAGCTGGGCAAAAAATTGGTTTGTTTGGCGGTACTTTTAATCCACCGCATGAAGGGCATGTATTGGTTGCTAACACCGCGCTGCGTTGTTTGGGTTTAGATAGATTATGGTGGATGGTAACGCCTGGTAATCCGCTTAAAGCTAACGTTCACCTTCCATCTATAAAACATCGTGTGGCAGCTAGCGCCTTATTACTTAAGAGTTTTGAGTGTATAGATATAACTGCGTTTGAAGCAGCTCTTGCTTCAAAAAACTCGTTTGAAACTTTGCGTTATTTATCCACCCAAGAGAGTTTACATGGCGTTAATTTTGTCTGGATAATTGGCGGCGATAGTTTAGCCAATTTTCATCTATGGTATCGCTGGCAAGATTTGGCGGCTATGCTGCCTATTGCCGTTGTCTGGCGTCCCACTGCGCTGGGAGTTGAGTTAAATTCTGTTTTTGCAAAATATTATAAGAAAGCGCGAATTGCTGAACAAGATGCAGAGCAACTTGCCTTTAAGCTTCCTCCTGCTTGGTGTTACTTGCGTGGTGAATTATCAAATCAATCTTCGACTAACTTACGTATGAGATAA
- the rsfS gene encoding ribosome silencing factor, which produces MTINKDKLLKLLSEHKAVDIVSFDLFNKSSLADAMIIASGNSSRHVLALSDYLLKYVKELGVKNIQIEGADSGEWVLIDIGDYLIHLFCAEAREFYDLDSLWSEITPKIVHIEDELNKG; this is translated from the coding sequence ATGACTATAAATAAAGATAAACTTTTAAAATTATTAAGCGAGCATAAGGCTGTTGATATAGTTTCTTTTGATTTGTTTAATAAAAGCAGCTTGGCGGATGCTATGATAATTGCTAGCGGTAATTCGTCTCGCCATGTCCTTGCTTTAAGTGATTATTTGTTGAAATATGTTAAAGAGCTAGGTGTAAAAAATATTCAGATTGAAGGCGCAGATTCTGGTGAGTGGGTGTTAATAGACATCGGTGATTACTTGATACATCTTTTTTGCGCTGAGGCACGTGAGTTTTATGATTTAGATAGTTTATGGAGTGAAATCACTCCTAAAATAGTGCATATAGAAGATGAGCTGAATAAAGGATAA
- the obgE gene encoding GTPase ObgE produces MKFLDQAKIYIKSGDGGAGCVSFRREKSLEFGGPDGGNGGRGGDVWAEAAEGLNTLIDYRYQQHFKAKTGMHGMGRNKTGAKGADVVLKVPLGTQIFDAENKSLICDLTQKGQRYLLAKGGNGGFGNLHFTSSVNRAPRRANLGLPGIEKSLWLRLKLIADVGLVGLPNAGKSTFLASVTAAKPKIADYPFTTLHPNLGVVKLDDNDFVLADIPGLIEGAHKGVGLGDRFLGHVERCRVLLHLISVNNDNILQSYKTVRSELRAYSEVLYEKPEFVALSQCDSVLASEAEIIAKKLEESIQKPVAILSSVSKIGVNSLLYKASTFLKNADEKD; encoded by the coding sequence ATGAAATTTTTAGATCAGGCAAAAATATATATAAAATCTGGGGATGGCGGAGCTGGTTGTGTATCCTTTAGGAGAGAGAAATCTTTGGAGTTTGGCGGTCCTGATGGTGGTAATGGAGGTCGTGGTGGTGATGTTTGGGCAGAAGCAGCTGAGGGGCTAAATACCTTGATTGATTATCGCTACCAGCAGCATTTTAAAGCGAAAACAGGCATGCATGGTATGGGGCGGAATAAAACAGGCGCAAAAGGCGCAGACGTCGTGCTGAAAGTACCGTTGGGAACACAAATTTTTGATGCAGAAAATAAAAGCTTGATCTGTGATTTAACGCAAAAAGGTCAAAGATATCTTTTGGCTAAGGGAGGCAATGGGGGTTTTGGCAATTTGCATTTTACTAGTTCGGTAAATAGAGCTCCTAGGCGTGCTAATTTGGGGCTGCCAGGTATTGAAAAATCCCTATGGTTACGTTTGAAATTAATAGCTGATGTTGGTTTAGTTGGCTTGCCAAATGCTGGAAAATCCACGTTCTTGGCAAGTGTAACAGCTGCAAAACCAAAAATTGCGGATTATCCATTTACAACTTTGCACCCTAATTTAGGAGTAGTAAAATTAGATGATAACGATTTTGTCTTGGCCGATATACCTGGGCTTATTGAAGGCGCGCATAAAGGAGTTGGCTTAGGTGATAGGTTTTTAGGCCATGTGGAACGGTGTAGGGTATTGCTGCATCTTATTAGTGTGAATAATGATAATATCCTGCAGTCTTATAAGACAGTGCGTAGTGAGTTACGAGCTTATTCAGAGGTTTTATATGAAAAGCCAGAATTTGTGGCATTGAGCCAGTGCGATTCAGTGCTAGCAAGCGAGGCAGAGATTATAGCAAAGAAGTTAGAAGAATCTATTCAAAAACCCGTGGCAATTTTATCTTCTGTTTCAAAAATTGGTGTAAATTCTTTATTGTATAAAGCTAGCACGTTTTTAAAAAATGCTGATGAAAAGGATTGA
- the flgD gene encoding flagellar hook assembly protein FlgD, producing MIVDNLAAYSNPVAAENSAVRSPAVAGPKPTADYNTFLKLLIAQMKNQDPTQPSDPTKYISQLASFSALEESTQTNKKLDALNTTLGNLYANSFTAQAASYIGKHVETTDDAKVKIEGNIKSIKICLDGLIAVLDNGSSVLLGPGVTISDPVAKHGTTEKKTLADPTHKLVG from the coding sequence ATGATAGTTGATAATTTAGCTGCCTATTCAAATCCTGTTGCTGCTGAAAATAGCGCTGTACGGTCCCCTGCAGTTGCTGGACCAAAGCCTACTGCGGACTATAATACTTTTTTAAAGCTTCTTATAGCACAAATGAAAAATCAGGACCCGACTCAACCTTCAGATCCTACGAAATATATTTCGCAGCTTGCAAGTTTTTCTGCTTTAGAGGAGTCGACACAAACTAATAAAAAATTAGATGCTTTGAATACAACCTTAGGCAATTTATATGCTAACTCTTTCACTGCTCAAGCAGCTTCTTATATCGGTAAGCATGTGGAAACGACAGATGATGCTAAGGTTAAAATTGAAGGTAATATTAAGTCTATAAAGATTTGTCTTGACGGTTTAATAGCAGTTTTAGATAACGGTTCATCGGTTCTTTTGGGGCCTGGTGTAACTATTTCAGATCCTGTAGCTAAGCACGGAACCACCGAGAAAAAAACTCTAGCAGATCCCACGCATAAATTAGTTGGTTAA
- a CDS encoding Ppx/GppA family phosphatase, whose protein sequence is MSVVRPKIYAALDLGTHNCRLSIAKAYEEKRRFKVIERFSRHVLLGRGLTASGYLSDQAMERAIVALALCQRKIAKYNIAKQRYVATQACRLAVNRDFFIAQVYEKTGITLEIIDNQTEASLAAFACASLIKRTAQPAIVFDIGGGSSQISLVDNRLKPEFIVDWLSLSFGVVNLAEKFSLIDSIEQKFLLMQQEVRLALKNIVKNRPLAALNEPYYLLGMSGTATTLAGLHLGLEKYDKAKIDGLRLKRSRVEQLITEILNRSNQETRLSLYSGRQRAELLLAGCAILSCIIEFWPSETVVVADRGVRDGILAQFITGQDS, encoded by the coding sequence ATGTCTGTTGTTCGCCCCAAAATATATGCTGCTTTAGATTTAGGAACTCATAATTGTCGTTTGTCTATAGCTAAAGCATATGAAGAAAAGCGTAGATTTAAAGTAATTGAGCGTTTTTCACGTCATGTCCTATTGGGGCGGGGCCTAACAGCTAGTGGTTATTTAAGCGATCAAGCTATGGAAAGAGCTATTGTGGCCCTGGCCCTGTGCCAAAGGAAAATAGCTAAATATAATATAGCAAAACAGCGATATGTAGCAACTCAAGCTTGTCGATTAGCTGTAAATAGGGATTTTTTTATAGCGCAAGTTTATGAAAAAACTGGTATAACATTAGAGATAATAGATAACCAGACTGAAGCGAGTTTGGCGGCTTTTGCCTGTGCTAGCCTGATTAAAAGAACAGCTCAGCCTGCTATAGTTTTTGACATAGGCGGTGGGTCATCTCAAATTTCTTTAGTTGATAATCGTTTAAAACCTGAGTTTATCGTAGACTGGTTATCGCTTTCTTTTGGCGTAGTAAATTTAGCCGAAAAATTTAGTTTAATTGACAGTATCGAGCAAAAATTTTTATTAATGCAACAAGAAGTACGATTAGCATTAAAAAATATTGTAAAGAATCGTCCTTTAGCAGCTTTAAATGAACCATATTATTTATTGGGAATGTCTGGTACAGCTACGACGCTTGCTGGTTTACATTTGGGATTAGAAAAATATGATAAAGCCAAAATAGATGGTTTGCGCCTAAAGCGAAGTCGAGTAGAGCAGTTAATTACCGAGATTCTTAACCGCAGTAATCAGGAAACACGCCTTAGCTTATATTCTGGCCGCCAGCGTGCGGAGCTGCTTTTGGCTGGTTGCGCTATTTTATCTTGTATTATTGAGTTTTGGCCTTCAGAAACGGTAGTTGTTGCTGACCGTGGTGTGAGGGATGGTATTTTGGCGCAATTTATAACTGGGCAAGATTCATGA
- the rlmH gene encoding 23S rRNA (pseudouridine(1915)-N(3))-methyltransferase RlmH, translated as MRIILFAVGKLKKNAISQIYTQYFERVSACAKSLGIQHISNYEILESRASTASLRKNQEGKKLLDLMPKNGYLILCDEKGENLSSIAFVSKLRSVIEQGLGDIVVAIGGADGFCDEIKQRANLTISFGAMTWPHQLARILLAEQLYRAMTIMLSHPYHR; from the coding sequence TTGCGTATCATATTATTTGCTGTAGGCAAGCTTAAGAAAAATGCCATTAGCCAAATTTATACGCAATATTTTGAGCGAGTAAGTGCTTGCGCTAAATCGTTGGGCATACAGCATATCAGTAATTACGAAATTTTGGAAAGCCGTGCCAGCACTGCGAGCTTAAGAAAAAACCAAGAAGGTAAAAAGCTTTTAGATCTCATGCCTAAAAATGGTTATTTGATTTTATGTGATGAAAAAGGAGAAAATCTGAGCTCTATTGCGTTTGTTAGTAAGTTAAGATCTGTGATAGAACAAGGGCTAGGCGATATTGTAGTAGCGATAGGGGGGGCAGACGGATTTTGTGATGAGATTAAACAAAGAGCAAATTTAACAATAAGCTTTGGCGCTATGACCTGGCCGCATCAACTAGCACGCATTTTGTTAGCCGAGCAACTTTATCGTGCTATGACGATAATGCTAAGCCATCCATATCACAGATAG
- the flbT gene encoding flagellar biosynthesis repressor FlbT — translation MKITLKAGEKLFINGAVIASDKKVTLELINDAVFLLENHVLQKEDTDTPLKQLYFAAQIMLMEPKNMELAFPVFVNMLQQLLKTFSDIDIIYGLSECVELAQSGKMFEILKILRGLFGREAEIMGKKINP, via the coding sequence ATGAAAATTACTCTAAAGGCGGGAGAGAAGCTTTTTATCAATGGCGCGGTTATAGCTAGCGATAAAAAAGTTACGTTAGAGCTTATTAATGACGCTGTGTTTTTATTAGAAAACCATGTTTTGCAAAAAGAAGATACAGATACTCCGTTGAAGCAGTTATATTTTGCGGCGCAAATTATGTTGATGGAGCCCAAAAATATGGAATTAGCTTTTCCGGTATTCGTGAATATGCTGCAGCAGCTGCTCAAAACCTTTTCAGATATCGATATCATATATGGGCTTAGCGAGTGTGTTGAGTTAGCGCAAAGCGGTAAAATGTTTGAAATTTTAAAGATTTTACGTGGTCTTTTTGGGCGTGAAGCAGAAATAATGGGTAAAAAGATTAACCCGTAA